A region of Mesorhizobium sp. AR02 DNA encodes the following proteins:
- a CDS encoding ABC transporter ATP-binding protein, which yields MGADEAVGIVGPNGAGKTTLLSVLSGAFPPSAGTVSFKGDDVTSLPATQRCRLGLVRTHQVPKPFSGMTTFENVFVAASHGAGLGRDEAYEEALGSLKLCGMLGVANRRAETLGLLDRKRLELARALAARPTLLLLDEIGGGLTDGEASELVDTIKELRRRKIGIVWIEHIVHILLQVAERLICMDAGKIIADGEPQAVMADPEVVRAYLGGGPK from the coding sequence ATGGGTGCCGACGAGGCGGTTGGCATTGTCGGCCCGAACGGCGCCGGCAAGACGACGCTGCTCAGCGTGCTTTCGGGCGCCTTTCCGCCTAGTGCGGGCACGGTCAGCTTCAAAGGCGATGACGTGACGTCCTTGCCGGCGACGCAGCGCTGCCGGCTCGGGCTGGTGCGCACGCACCAGGTGCCGAAACCGTTCAGCGGCATGACCACTTTCGAGAATGTCTTTGTCGCCGCCTCGCACGGCGCCGGCCTTGGCCGCGACGAGGCCTATGAGGAGGCGCTCGGTTCGCTGAAACTGTGCGGCATGCTGGGCGTTGCCAACCGGCGCGCCGAGACGCTCGGCCTGCTCGACCGCAAGCGGCTGGAGCTGGCGCGGGCGCTGGCCGCAAGACCGACGCTGCTGCTGCTGGACGAGATCGGCGGCGGGCTGACCGACGGCGAAGCCAGTGAACTCGTCGACACGATCAAGGAGTTGCGCCGGCGCAAGATCGGCATCGTCTGGATCGAGCACATCGTCCACATCCTGCTGCAGGTGGCCGAGCGGCTGATCTGCATGGATGCGGGAAAAATCATCGCCGACGGCGAGCCGCAGGCCGTGATGGCCGACCCCGAAGTCGTGCGCGCCTATCTCGGCGGAGGCCCGAAATGA
- a CDS encoding ABC transporter ATP-binding protein, protein MSLLSVENLVVRHGLLQAVRGVSFSIERGETLALVGANGAGKTTLLRAIAGAHPPAAGRVLLDGADLTNVPSHRRVGMGIALVPEGRKLFVQMTVEENLLLGKTAGRPGDWSVDRVLEMFPNLKPRRHAKTGHLSGGEQQATAIGRALMSNPDVLLLDEVSLGLSPLIVDRVYAALQGLIASGTTIILVEQDLNRALSVSNRVICMLEGRVALEGPSKQVSRDDVTKAYFGLHRKSPGSVPA, encoded by the coding sequence ATGAGCCTGCTGTCGGTCGAGAACCTGGTTGTCCGGCACGGCCTGTTGCAGGCGGTACGCGGCGTGAGTTTCAGCATCGAACGCGGCGAGACGCTGGCGCTGGTCGGCGCCAACGGCGCCGGCAAGACGACACTGCTCAGGGCAATTGCCGGGGCGCATCCGCCGGCGGCCGGCCGCGTGCTGCTGGACGGCGCCGACCTCACCAACGTGCCGTCGCACCGACGCGTCGGCATGGGCATCGCGCTGGTGCCGGAAGGTCGAAAACTGTTCGTGCAGATGACGGTCGAAGAAAACCTTCTGCTCGGCAAGACCGCCGGCCGGCCGGGCGACTGGAGTGTCGACAGAGTGCTGGAGATGTTCCCCAATCTGAAGCCGCGCCGCCACGCAAAGACAGGTCACCTGTCGGGCGGTGAACAGCAGGCGACGGCGATCGGCCGGGCGCTGATGAGCAATCCGGACGTGCTGCTGCTCGACGAGGTTTCGCTCGGCCTGTCACCGCTGATCGTCGATCGCGTCTATGCAGCCCTTCAGGGACTGATTGCTTCCGGTACAACCATCATCCTCGTCGAACAGGACCTCAACCGCGCGCTTTCGGTATCCAACAGGGTCATCTGCATGCTCGAAGGGCGGGTCGCGCTTGAAGGCCCAAGCAAGCAGGTTTCGCGCGACGACGTGACCAAGGCCTATTTCGGCCTGCACCGGAAAAGCCCCGGGAGCGTTCCGGCATGA
- a CDS encoding branched-chain amino acid ABC transporter permease, which yields MSNQIIQGILLGGYYALIACGLSFMFSVMRIINLAHGSLAVFAAYALWLLASRYHVSPFLGLLIVLPLMAAIGWALQRFLLERSARGGALLPILTTFGLAIVIDNMLFEQFGADTRSLAPYIGSLSYDSWEWPGSIYVGKLAVIMFATAVILLGGLQLFLTRTRLGRSIRATSEDPDTAGLVGVDARRANAIAAAIAMVTVGLAGAFLGMRATFDPYAGAPQLLFAFEAAVIGGAGSLWGTLIGGIVLALAQTLGAQVHPQGFLIGGHAVFLVVLFVRLSASGLGLRGLLRLPSRSAS from the coding sequence ATGAGCAACCAGATCATCCAGGGCATTCTTCTCGGCGGCTATTACGCGCTGATCGCCTGCGGCCTGTCCTTCATGTTTTCGGTGATGCGTATCATCAACCTCGCCCATGGCAGTCTTGCCGTGTTCGCCGCCTACGCGCTGTGGCTGCTCGCCTCGCGATATCACGTCTCGCCATTCCTCGGCCTGCTCATCGTGCTGCCGCTGATGGCGGCGATCGGCTGGGCGCTGCAGCGCTTCCTGCTCGAACGCAGCGCGCGCGGCGGGGCGCTGCTGCCGATCCTGACCACGTTCGGTCTGGCCATCGTCATCGACAACATGCTGTTCGAGCAGTTCGGCGCCGACACGCGCTCGCTGGCGCCCTATATCGGCAGCCTGTCCTATGATTCCTGGGAATGGCCAGGCAGCATCTATGTCGGCAAGCTCGCCGTGATCATGTTCGCCACCGCCGTCATCCTGCTTGGCGGGCTGCAGCTTTTCCTCACCCGCACCAGGCTTGGGCGTTCAATCCGCGCCACCTCGGAAGACCCTGATACAGCCGGGCTGGTCGGCGTCGATGCGCGCCGCGCCAACGCCATTGCCGCGGCCATCGCCATGGTCACGGTCGGCCTTGCCGGCGCCTTCCTCGGCATGCGGGCCACCTTCGATCCCTATGCGGGCGCGCCGCAATTGCTGTTCGCCTTCGAGGCGGCGGTGATCGGCGGCGCCGGGTCGCTGTGGGGAACGCTGATCGGCGGCATCGTGCTGGCGCTCGCGCAGACGCTTGGCGCGCAAGTGCATCCGCAGGGCTTTCTGATCGGCGGCCATGCCGTGTTCCTCGTCGTGCTGTTCGTGCGGCTTTCGGCATCAGGCCTTGGCCTGCGCGGCCTGTTGCGGCTGCCGTCCCGGAGCGCGTCATGA
- a CDS encoding branched-chain amino acid ABC transporter permease yields MSAVSTSPVIERGTATSRIAAITVAVIIALLAIAPQVLSAGAVDRMTALFIYVILAAMWNALAGFGGLVSVGQQVFFGLGAYFAIRLADAGLNPFASLFVSAVVVGAVSWPLSLFMLRLRNGEFAIGMWVIAALTHLLVNLDRLVQGETGTSLISLNVYDAGTRRAVIYWLALASMTALLAILFGLLRGSTGAAIRAIRDNEDAAASVGVRVTGTKRLLFVLAAFGIGIAGALWLATSITFQPKTYFNVQWTAYMIFMVLVGGIGTFEGAILGALVFFLIETWFGGTGVWYLVGLGATAVLFSLFLPRGLWGTIEERFGLRLLPVGYRVRLPGNALADDGTAPSPERTTLDQEKA; encoded by the coding sequence ATGAGTGCCGTCTCAACCTCACCGGTCATCGAGCGCGGTACGGCGACGTCGCGGATCGCCGCGATTACGGTCGCCGTCATCATCGCGCTGCTTGCGATTGCACCGCAGGTCCTGTCGGCCGGCGCAGTCGACCGCATGACGGCGCTGTTCATCTATGTGATCCTGGCGGCGATGTGGAACGCTCTCGCCGGCTTCGGCGGCCTGGTCTCGGTCGGCCAGCAGGTGTTCTTCGGGCTCGGCGCCTATTTCGCCATCCGGCTGGCCGATGCCGGGCTCAACCCTTTCGCCTCGCTTTTCGTTTCGGCGGTCGTTGTCGGCGCCGTCTCCTGGCCGCTCTCGCTGTTCATGCTGCGGCTGCGGAACGGCGAGTTCGCCATCGGCATGTGGGTGATCGCGGCACTGACGCATCTCCTGGTCAATCTCGACCGGCTGGTGCAAGGCGAAACCGGCACATCGCTGATCTCGCTCAACGTCTATGATGCCGGCACCAGACGGGCTGTTATCTACTGGCTGGCGCTGGCCTCGATGACAGCCCTGCTCGCCATCCTGTTCGGCCTGCTGCGCGGCAGCACCGGTGCCGCCATCCGCGCGATAAGGGACAATGAAGATGCCGCCGCGTCGGTCGGCGTGCGCGTCACCGGCACCAAGCGGCTGCTGTTCGTGCTTGCCGCCTTCGGCATCGGCATTGCCGGCGCGCTGTGGCTGGCGACCTCCATCACCTTCCAGCCAAAGACCTACTTCAACGTGCAGTGGACCGCCTACATGATCTTCATGGTGCTGGTCGGTGGCATCGGTACCTTCGAGGGCGCCATTTTGGGCGCGCTGGTGTTCTTCCTCATCGAGACCTGGTTCGGCGGCACCGGCGTCTGGTACCTGGTCGGCCTTGGCGCCACCGCCGTGCTGTTCTCGCTTTTCCTGCCACGCGGCCTATGGGGAACCATCGAAGAGCGCTTCGGCCTGCGCCTGCTGCCGGTCGGCTACCGCGTCAGGCTTCCGGGAAATGCTCTGGCCGATGACGGCACCGCGCCCTCGCCGGAGCGAACCACACTTGATCAGGAGAAGGCATGA
- a CDS encoding coniferyl-alcohol dehydrogenase — protein sequence MLFGKTILITGVASGIVARTAELAGQLGADVIGVDVREPAALAGSFVKADISSKAGVDDLIARLPQRIDALCNVAGLSGNTGAAATLAVNFFGLRALSEGLAPRLREGGAIVNVASIAGYGWRANLNRAASMVGIEGFPDVAKVVADHSVKNEEGYPVSKELLLLWTFRAAHQDLFKRRGIRVNAVSPGPVETPILKQFRTVLGDACVDSDIARVGRAGTSGDIAPVVLFLCSDGARWVNGANVPVDGGLEASINAEMFGF from the coding sequence ATGCTTTTCGGCAAGACCATCCTCATCACCGGTGTCGCCTCCGGCATTGTCGCCCGCACCGCGGAGCTCGCCGGCCAGCTCGGTGCCGACGTGATCGGCGTCGATGTGCGCGAACCAGCTGCATTGGCCGGTAGTTTCGTCAAGGCTGACATCTCGTCGAAAGCTGGCGTCGATGACCTCATCGCGCGCCTGCCGCAGCGCATCGACGCGCTCTGCAACGTCGCCGGGCTTTCCGGCAATACCGGCGCGGCAGCGACGCTGGCCGTCAATTTCTTCGGGCTCAGGGCGCTTTCGGAAGGCCTCGCGCCGAGACTTCGTGAAGGCGGCGCCATCGTCAACGTCGCCTCGATCGCCGGCTATGGCTGGCGCGCCAATCTCAACCGCGCCGCCTCGATGGTCGGCATCGAGGGTTTCCCGGATGTCGCCAAGGTGGTCGCCGACCACTCGGTCAAGAACGAGGAAGGCTATCCCGTCTCGAAGGAACTGCTCTTGCTGTGGACCTTCCGGGCGGCGCATCAGGATCTGTTCAAACGCCGTGGCATCCGTGTCAATGCGGTCAGCCCCGGCCCGGTCGAGACGCCGATCCTGAAACAGTTCCGCACCGTGCTGGGTGACGCCTGCGTCGACAGCGACATTGCAAGGGTCGGCCGCGCCGGCACGTCGGGCGATATCGCGCCGGTCGTGCTGTTCCTATGCTCGGACGGCGCGCGCTGGGTCAACGGCGCCAACGTTCCGGTTGACGGTGGCCTCGAAGCATCGATCAACGCCGAAATGTTCGGCTTCTAA
- a CDS encoding aldehyde dehydrogenase, translating into MDIGLLIDGDKRDASGSASYERMDPFTGKLATRAAAASVADANAAVEAAAAAFPAWSKTGPGERRALLSKAADVMASKVGEFTKLMMEETGATGPWAGFNVMLAANMLREAAAMTTQISGEIIPSDKPGTLAMAIRQPAGVCLGIAPWNAPVILGTRAIAMPIACGNTVVLKASEMCPGTHRLIGQVLVEAGLPKGVINVVTNDPRDAAGIVEALVAHPSVKRVNFTGSTKVGRIIAELAGRHLKPALLELGGKAPLLVLDDADIDAAVNAATFGAFMHQGQICMSTERLIVDEKVADEFVSKLAARASQLPAGDPRGHVVLGSLISSQAADKMEELIADAVGKGARLVAGGKRTGTVVEATLLDHVTPAMRIYAEESFGPVKPVIRVKGEDEAVRVANDTEYGLSSAVFSRDIKRAMAVAARIEAGICHINGPTVGDEAQMPFGGVKGSGYGRFGGKASIAEFTDLRWVTIEDPGQHYPF; encoded by the coding sequence ATGGATATCGGACTTCTGATCGACGGCGACAAAAGGGATGCGTCCGGTTCGGCCTCTTACGAGCGGATGGACCCCTTCACCGGCAAACTGGCGACGCGCGCCGCAGCAGCCAGCGTCGCCGATGCCAACGCTGCTGTGGAAGCCGCTGCCGCCGCTTTCCCCGCCTGGTCGAAGACCGGGCCTGGCGAGCGCCGCGCTCTGCTATCGAAGGCGGCTGACGTGATGGCCTCGAAGGTCGGTGAATTCACCAAACTGATGATGGAAGAGACCGGTGCCACCGGCCCCTGGGCCGGCTTCAACGTCATGCTCGCCGCCAACATGCTGCGCGAGGCGGCGGCGATGACGACGCAGATTTCGGGCGAGATCATCCCCTCGGACAAGCCGGGAACGCTGGCGATGGCGATCCGCCAGCCGGCCGGCGTCTGCCTCGGCATCGCGCCGTGGAATGCGCCGGTCATTCTCGGCACTCGCGCCATCGCCATGCCGATCGCCTGCGGCAACACAGTGGTGCTGAAGGCTTCGGAAATGTGCCCGGGCACGCACCGGCTGATCGGCCAGGTGCTGGTCGAGGCCGGCCTGCCCAAGGGCGTCATCAATGTCGTCACCAACGACCCCAGGGATGCCGCTGGAATCGTCGAGGCGCTGGTCGCGCATCCCTCGGTCAAGCGCGTCAACTTCACTGGCTCGACCAAGGTCGGCAGGATCATCGCCGAGCTTGCCGGCCGGCACCTGAAGCCGGCGCTGCTCGAACTCGGCGGCAAGGCGCCGCTGCTGGTGCTGGATGACGCCGACATCGATGCGGCGGTCAATGCGGCCACCTTCGGCGCCTTCATGCATCAGGGCCAGATCTGCATGTCGACCGAGCGGCTGATCGTCGACGAAAAGGTCGCCGACGAATTCGTTTCCAAGCTGGCGGCCCGCGCCTCGCAGCTGCCGGCGGGTGACCCGCGCGGTCATGTCGTGCTGGGCTCGCTGATCAGCAGCCAGGCGGCCGACAAGATGGAAGAGCTCATCGCCGACGCTGTCGGCAAGGGCGCCAGGCTGGTGGCCGGCGGCAAGCGCACCGGCACCGTTGTCGAGGCGACGCTGCTGGACCACGTCACGCCGGCCATGCGCATCTATGCGGAAGAATCCTTCGGGCCGGTCAAGCCGGTGATCCGCGTGAAGGGTGAGGACGAAGCGGTGCGTGTCGCCAACGACACCGAATATGGCCTGTCGTCAGCCGTGTTCAGCCGCGACATCAAGCGTGCGATGGCCGTCGCCGCCCGTATCGAAGCCGGCATCTGCCATATCAATGGTCCGACCGTTGGCGACGAGGCACAGATGCCGTTCGGCGGCGTCAAGGGCTCGGGCTATGGCCGCTTCGGCGGCAAGGCCTCGATCGCCGAATTCACCGATCTGCGCTGGGTGACGATCGAGGATCCGGGCCAGCACTATCCGTTCTGA
- a CDS encoding aldose 1-epimerase, with product MTKNFAAIVAQHTQLISISDGIATVDIAPAAGGALASYRWWHNGSAVDWLRPADPAAVSRSDAGAMACFPLVPYSNRIRGGCFEFAGRTIKLPTTADDPHHEHGHGWRRPWTVVRHEASTIVLRYRHAADSWPWSYEAEQEISLADGTLCVTIKVRNLSGAPMPVGFGLHPYFPSTPWTHVQAPVSGMWETDTEVLPIRHVLPPVGADPSIGFDVSEVDFDTVFTGWERRARISWPEHGRQLDIEAEAPLDFLVLYMPPGEPFFCAEPVSNITDAFNHTDGRIDTGCIVLAPGLMRSASVRFTPSLAV from the coding sequence ATGACAAAGAATTTTGCTGCCATTGTCGCGCAGCACACACAGTTGATTTCGATCAGCGACGGCATTGCGACTGTCGACATTGCGCCGGCCGCCGGGGGCGCACTGGCCTCCTATCGCTGGTGGCACAATGGCTCTGCCGTGGATTGGCTGCGCCCGGCGGATCCGGCGGCGGTCAGCCGTAGCGATGCAGGCGCCATGGCCTGCTTCCCGCTCGTTCCCTATTCCAATCGCATAAGAGGCGGCTGCTTCGAATTCGCCGGCCGTACCATCAAGTTGCCGACGACTGCCGACGATCCACATCATGAGCACGGCCATGGCTGGCGTCGGCCTTGGACGGTCGTGAGGCATGAAGCCAGCACGATCGTCCTGCGCTATCGCCACGCCGCCGATTCCTGGCCATGGAGCTATGAAGCCGAGCAAGAGATTTCCTTGGCTGACGGCACGCTTTGCGTGACCATTAAGGTGCGCAACCTGTCGGGCGCACCGATGCCGGTTGGCTTCGGCCTCCATCCCTATTTTCCGTCGACGCCGTGGACACATGTCCAGGCGCCGGTGTCCGGCATGTGGGAGACGGATACGGAGGTTCTGCCCATCCGGCATGTCCTGCCGCCTGTAGGAGCCGATCCATCCATCGGTTTTGACGTATCGGAAGTGGACTTCGATACGGTTTTCACCGGATGGGAACGCCGCGCCCGGATCTCCTGGCCCGAACACGGACGGCAGCTGGATATCGAGGCCGAGGCACCGCTCGATTTCCTCGTCCTCTACATGCCGCCAGGCGAGCCGTTCTTCTGCGCCGAGCCGGTCAGCAACATCACGGATGCCTTCAATCACACGGACGGCCGCATCGACACCGGCTGCATCGTGCTGGCGCCCGGTCTGATGCGATCCGCCAGTGTTCGCTTCACGCCGTCACTGGCTGTTTGA
- a CDS encoding FadR/GntR family transcriptional regulator, which translates to MKNKKSFSTARTSRVAVAVSSGSTALHATVVEQIGLRIVQGDFLPGEALPNADDSSEMLGVSRTVLREAIKVLAGKGLVESRPKTGTRVRPRSDWNFLDPDVLSWRYASGVSTDDVRALFELRRAIEPMSAALAAQRATPTQIAEINTALAEMEAVVDDGDRFAKPDLLFHQTILRMTGNELIGSLAALVETALVMSFRLSNDNPEGQRHSLPLHREVAEKIAAGDALGAQKALLVLIDNAEDDVRRSVENRNKRRQDREQTS; encoded by the coding sequence ATGAAGAATAAGAAATCTTTCAGCACGGCGCGCACGTCAAGGGTTGCCGTGGCGGTTTCCAGTGGCTCCACCGCGCTGCACGCGACTGTTGTCGAGCAGATCGGCCTGCGCATCGTGCAAGGCGACTTCCTGCCCGGCGAGGCCCTGCCCAATGCCGACGATTCCAGCGAGATGCTGGGGGTCAGCCGGACGGTGCTGCGCGAGGCGATCAAGGTGCTGGCCGGCAAGGGGCTGGTCGAATCGCGGCCGAAGACCGGCACACGCGTGCGTCCGCGCTCGGACTGGAATTTCCTCGATCCGGACGTGCTGTCGTGGCGTTACGCCAGCGGTGTCAGTACCGACGATGTCCGGGCGCTGTTCGAATTGCGGCGCGCCATCGAGCCGATGTCGGCAGCACTTGCCGCTCAGCGCGCTACGCCAACGCAGATCGCGGAGATCAACACTGCACTGGCCGAGATGGAAGCGGTGGTCGATGATGGCGACCGCTTCGCCAAGCCCGATCTTTTGTTCCACCAGACGATCCTGCGCATGACCGGCAATGAGTTGATCGGCTCGCTGGCGGCACTGGTCGAAACTGCGTTGGTGATGAGTTTTCGCCTCTCCAACGACAATCCGGAGGGGCAGCGCCATTCCTTGCCGCTGCATCGCGAGGTGGCCGAGAAGATTGCCGCCGGCGACGCACTCGGTGCGCAAAAGGCGCTGCTGGTGCTCATCGACAATGCCGAGGATGACGTGCGCCGCAGCGTCGAGAACCGCAACAAACGCCGCCAGGATCGGGAACAGACATCGTGA
- a CDS encoding IlvD/Edd family dehydratase: MTETRRKLRSEAWFGGEGKNAFMHRSWMKNQGIPADAFDGRPVIGICNTWSELTPCNAHLRALADHVKRGVYEAGGLPLEFPVMSLGESNMRPTAMLFRNLVSMDVEESIRGNPIDGVILLVGCDKTTPALLMGAASCNLPTITVSGGPMLNGKFRGQDIGSGTHVWKFAEEVKAGRMPVADFLAAEQGQSRSAGSCMTMGTASTMASMVEALGIGMPDNAAIPAVDSRRGVLAQMAGRQIVELVRRDVTIAQILTREAFENAIRVNGAIGGSTNAVLHLIAIANRIGVDLSLEDWDRLGRDVPTIVDLMPSGRFLMEDFYYAGGLAAVMASLDEVGLLHRDVMTVSDKTIGELIDGAPNYNREVIRPLSEPLTEQGGISILRGNLAPNGAVIKPSAATPELMQHRGKAVVFENIEHYYARIDDPELNIDASSVMVLKNCGPRGYPGMAEVGNMPLPAKLLKQGVSDMVRISDARMSGTAYGTVVLHVAPEAAAGGALALVRDGDLIELDVAGRRLELLVSDEELAIRRRDWKPPAPPEGGYQSLYVERVLQADQGCDFDFLVGRRDAGIPRHSH; the protein is encoded by the coding sequence GTGACCGAGACCAGACGCAAACTGCGGTCCGAAGCCTGGTTCGGCGGTGAAGGCAAGAACGCCTTCATGCACCGCAGCTGGATGAAGAACCAGGGCATCCCGGCCGATGCTTTCGACGGCCGCCCGGTGATCGGCATCTGCAACACCTGGTCGGAACTGACGCCATGCAATGCCCATCTGCGGGCGCTCGCCGATCACGTCAAGCGCGGCGTCTACGAGGCCGGCGGCCTGCCGCTGGAATTTCCGGTGATGTCGCTGGGCGAAAGCAATATGCGCCCGACCGCCATGCTGTTTCGCAATTTGGTCAGTATGGATGTCGAGGAATCCATCCGCGGCAATCCGATCGACGGCGTCATCCTGCTGGTCGGCTGCGACAAGACCACGCCGGCGCTGCTGATGGGGGCAGCGTCTTGCAACCTGCCGACCATCACCGTCTCCGGCGGGCCGATGCTGAACGGCAAGTTCCGCGGGCAGGATATCGGCTCGGGCACGCACGTCTGGAAATTCGCCGAAGAGGTGAAGGCCGGCCGCATGCCGGTCGCCGACTTCCTCGCCGCCGAGCAGGGCCAGAGCCGCTCGGCCGGCAGCTGCATGACGATGGGGACGGCTTCGACCATGGCCAGCATGGTGGAAGCGCTCGGCATCGGCATGCCCGACAATGCCGCGATCCCGGCGGTGGATTCGCGCCGTGGCGTGCTTGCCCAGATGGCCGGACGCCAGATCGTCGAGCTCGTCCGCCGCGACGTGACGATCGCGCAAATCCTCACCAGGGAGGCGTTCGAGAATGCCATTCGCGTCAATGGCGCGATCGGCGGCTCGACCAATGCGGTGCTGCATCTGATCGCCATCGCCAATCGGATCGGCGTCGACCTCAGCCTCGAGGACTGGGACCGCCTTGGCCGCGACGTGCCGACCATTGTCGACCTGATGCCATCGGGCCGGTTCCTGATGGAAGATTTCTACTATGCCGGGGGGCTAGCTGCGGTCATGGCGTCGCTTGATGAAGTGGGGCTTCTTCATCGCGACGTCATGACCGTCAGCGACAAGACCATCGGGGAACTGATCGATGGGGCGCCCAACTACAACCGCGAAGTCATCCGGCCGCTGAGCGAGCCGCTGACCGAGCAAGGCGGCATCTCGATCTTGCGCGGCAACCTGGCGCCCAATGGGGCGGTCATCAAGCCGTCGGCGGCAACGCCCGAGCTGATGCAGCATCGTGGCAAGGCCGTCGTCTTCGAGAACATCGAGCACTACTATGCCCGCATCGACGATCCGGAACTAAACATCGACGCCTCCTCGGTGATGGTGCTGAAGAACTGCGGGCCGCGCGGCTATCCCGGCATGGCCGAGGTCGGCAACATGCCGCTGCCGGCGAAGCTGCTCAAGCAAGGCGTCTCCGACATGGTGCGCATCTCGGACGCGCGCATGAGCGGCACCGCCTACGGCACCGTGGTGCTGCATGTGGCACCTGAGGCCGCGGCAGGGGGCGCACTGGCGCTGGTGCGCGACGGCGATCTCATCGAGCTCGATGTCGCCGGCAGGCGACTGGAGTTGCTGGTGTCGGACGAGGAACTGGCGATCCGCCGCCGCGACTGGAAGCCGCCGGCGCCGCCCGAAGGCGGCTATCAGAGCCTCTATGTCGAGCGCGTGCTGCAGGCGGACCAAGGCTGCGATTTCGACTTTCTCGTCGGCCGGCGCGATGCCGGCATTCCCCGGCATTCCCATTAG
- a CDS encoding SDR family NAD(P)-dependent oxidoreductase, producing the protein MTDQIGSYATYPSLKGRSVFITGGGSGIGESLVRHFCAQGSRVAFVDVAEEPSRRLVDAITAEGHNAPLFIPCDLRDVEALQAATVQAMLHNGPIQVLCNNAGNDDRHQTKDVTPAYWDDRMAVNLRHQFFAAQAVRPQMSTLGGGSIINFGSITWMVGDPDCPAYVTAKAAVYGMTRALARELGPERIRVNCMVPGWVMTERQMRLWLNPAGERQIAERQCLPDRLQPSDIARMALFLAADDSLMCTSQQFIVDAGWV; encoded by the coding sequence ATGACGGATCAGATCGGCAGCTACGCGACCTACCCGAGCCTCAAGGGCCGCAGCGTCTTCATCACCGGTGGCGGCAGCGGCATCGGCGAAAGCCTGGTGCGCCATTTCTGCGCGCAGGGCAGCCGCGTCGCCTTTGTCGATGTGGCCGAGGAGCCTTCACGGCGCCTGGTCGATGCGATCACGGCCGAAGGGCATAACGCGCCGCTGTTCATTCCCTGCGACCTGCGCGATGTCGAGGCGCTGCAGGCAGCAACTGTCCAGGCCATGCTGCACAACGGGCCGATCCAGGTTCTGTGCAACAATGCCGGCAATGACGACCGCCATCAGACCAAGGACGTGACACCAGCCTACTGGGATGACCGCATGGCGGTCAATTTGCGCCACCAGTTCTTCGCCGCACAGGCGGTGCGTCCGCAGATGAGCACGCTGGGCGGCGGCTCGATCATCAATTTCGGCTCCATCACCTGGATGGTCGGCGATCCCGATTGCCCGGCCTACGTCACCGCGAAAGCCGCGGTCTACGGCATGACGCGGGCGCTGGCCCGCGAACTCGGCCCCGAGCGCATCCGCGTCAACTGCATGGTGCCTGGCTGGGTGATGACCGAGCGCCAGATGCGGCTGTGGCTGAACCCGGCTGGGGAGCGCCAGATCGCGGAAAGGCAGTGCCTGCCCGACCGGCTGCAGCCCTCCGATATCGCACGCATGGCGCTGTTCCTCGCCGCCGACGACAGCCTGATGTGCACGAGCCAACAGTTCATCGTCGATGCGGGCTGGGTGTGA